From the Argentina anserina chromosome 3, drPotAnse1.1, whole genome shotgun sequence genome, the window CCAAACTTTAAACAACCCACAACGAAATCAAAACCCAAGATCGATCAAAATCACTCTGGGAATTCAAGAATTGAATAAAGAACCAAAAAGAATTGGGGAGGAAATCGGATCGAACCCAATATAGGTGTGGCCCTTGAAACGGGGGCAGCGTGACGTCAGCAGGTAGCAGGCGAAGAATCGGCCCCCTTCTGatgattgttcttcttcttcttccggcGCCGgtagggtttctgatgcgttCTTTCTTCTCTGCCTCATCCTTTCGATTTGGTTTGACAAGTGACAGTAAATCAGAGACGTTTAGGATTAAAAGGGTGGAGAAATATAAAATACAATTCGACCGTTGGGGTCTACGGTCTATTTTACTATTTGAAATTCGGTTTGGTATTTCTACGATAGGTGGAATGAAGCTAAAAGGCTGTAGGATGATACGTTGAGTAAATGTATATTTCCGAATGTCATCACTTCAATATCTTGGTTGATGCATAGGGTAAGGAAGGGAAGGTTGTGGAAGCCAATCGTGTGGTTCAAATGATGATTCAGATACATATTGAGCCTGATACGATCACATTCAATTCCCTCATGGATGGTTAATGTTTGCATGGGGAAATGAAAGAGGCTAGACGAGTTTTTGATCTAATGCTTGACAAGGGCTCCATGGTTGCTGTCCGGAGTTGTAATACGTTGAGCAACGGATACTGCAAGGACAAAATGGTTGATAAGGTTTACAAGATTTTCAAGGAAATGCCTCGTATGGAAGTAGTTCCCAATATCGTTACTTATAACACTATTATTGATGGTCTTTGCAAAGTGGGGAGACTACAAGAAGCCGAAGAGTTGGTCTCGGAGATGCTAAGTTGTGGCAAGCTTCCAAATCTTCGTACTTATGCTGTGATACTTGACGGCATGTGTAACATTCAGCAACTTCCTGTGGCATTAGAATTGCTCAAAGACATGGAAGCCAGCAAATTGGAACTTGATATTGTAGTGTACAGTATTATTGTTGAAGGTTTGTGCAAAGCTGGAAATATTGAATCCGCTAGAGATCTCTTCTGTGGTTTGTCATCCAAAGGACTTCAACCTAATGTGAGATCCTTCAATATAATGATTCAGGGACTTTGTCAGCAGGGCTTATTAGTTGAAGCAGAAAAGTTGCTGAGAGAAATGGAAGGGAAGGGATGTTATCCCAATGATTGCACCTATACACATCATTATCAGAGGCTTGTTAAATAACAGCAAGACATCATGGGATGTAGAACTTATTAAAGAAATGAGGAAGTGTGATTTCTCTGCAGATGCATCAACTACGGAATTGATACTTGGTTTACTGTCTAAGGATGTAGTGGATCCGGCTTTGTTACAGCTCTTCAAAGATTCACGATAAAGTTGAATTGAGGCTTTGAGCTTTATCAAGCTCAGGTATGCCAATTTCTTCACCACTTCAAAGTTTTAAAATTCAATTGTTGTTTTATCTTTACTTAATTAGaatcaaaattatatatttgctCTATGTGATGCAGGATTAGGATTTACTCCTTACAGTTGGTTAGTTTGCTATTGATCTTTAGTATTTGAAATTCCAGTTTTTAATTATGACCTTTGAATTCAGTTAGCGGTCTTAATTCTAGGCTGTCACAGTGGAGTTAAGTTATGGTTCTCTGAAGAGAAACCTTATACCTTGCACTTATATGTTGCTTTATTTGAAGATTTATATTCGAGTCTTTTGATGTGTGATGGAAGATAGTCACAATTTTTTCTTGCTTGTTACtggttttgaaaaaaattatagCAGCTTCTCGGTTTACGGCAGTCTTAGTATATACAGGTATTTTTCTGTTGATAACTGCTTACATGTTTCAGGGTATTTATGGTTTGTTCTTGTGTAGATTCAAATTTTGAACAAGTTGGCTGAAGCCAATATTTAGAAGTCAACTTTGCATATCTTTCTTCTCTGCATGATACAATGCTTTGTCTAGACTTTGATCCCTTGAGGTCTCCAATGCCTGTGCTCTGATGCGATATGTTTGAATCTGCAGAACAGGTAGCAGAACTCAGAAGCATTCAGAAGAAGGATGTCATCGGCTGGCACAAAATAAATTTGCAACAACCACTTCCAAATGTTGGCGACTTGCAATTTGTGCTTCCGGTTGCAGCACAAACTTGAAAGAGGCTGATGCACAGCATGAGTCGGAGTCTGCAAGTCATTGAACACCTTCCAGCCTTTAAGATGTCTGAGTTCTATCCTAGCAGTTGTTGAAAAATATCTGTTATTTTTGAATGTTTGATGGGAATATTGAACCGTTAGAAATCAATTTTATTCGCTGTTGTTGATAACTtttattaatttgttttttatctGACATGAATGTAAATTATGCTGCTGGCTTTCTTTTATGTTTCCGTTTTTGTGGAAGTTAATTTGCTTCGATGTGATATGTTATAGATGTACTTCTAATATTGGTTTAAGTTAAAATCATCTGGAAACGGCCTCAGCTAAAACCTGACCCTCACGCAACCTTTGAGGATCAAAATTGTCCCGAAAAGCAATAATTCTCCTATGAAATTGACGTGGTAGGGTTCGGATTTGGTGATTGTGATGCTTCTCCATATAACCTGATGTAGGGCTACATTTAATCTCTGTATTACTGCCTTGTTCTTATTTTCCCCTCGAGTTCTAGGTTGTATTTGATCATACAGTGTGATCTCGATAAAAACTttaaaaagaataaaagatCAAGTGTAAACTGTAAACTGTGGTACAAAGTAGGTTTCATGGTGTGTGCTGTGTAACTTCATAACGTTCTGTCTTTTAGTTACTCGACAATTCTCTAGCACAGTGAGTAAACTGGGTGCCAGGTGGTAAAAGCtgctataaaatttctcaccTGGTACAAGCTTCGCATTTCAAAAGGCATCCACCATCCAGCAAAATGTTATGGCTCCTTGATTCTCATACTCTAGGCTTGGAATGAAAAGTGCAAAGATCACTATCAGGTAGATCAAGAATTAACTGCAAATGACCAATCCCACTTCCAACTTTAAGTGTAAGGAAAGTCTTAAGCAGTTCCACTCACAAGGATTTCTGTAATTCTAAAGCATGCATCAAACTGAAAGTTGAAACATGAACCAGACTACTGATGATCCTACCAATTAGCCGGTATGAGTAAATCATGTAGAGAATATCTTGCAACTAAGTATCCAGCTCTTATGATATCTAAACTTGCAATATCATGAATGCAATGACAACAGTCAAACAGACGGCATAAGACCAGCAAGCCGCATACGCTGTATGTGGTGTGCAATAGCCTGCACGCATGATTGATAAGGATTGGGGATTCTATTCTTCTAAGTTCTGATGCCTAAACCAATAAATGAGAAATGCACCACCAAGCaaccaaaaactttgattatCCCTAACCAAGAAAAAGATAGAACCTCAACAGAAACAATTCCATTCTAAAAGTGTCGCACTTGATAACACTACTGCAGTTAGAGCCAACGGAGGTGAACTTGTCATAAACAACACATTGCTTCTATAAACAACATCCACAAGTAGCTGAAGTATATGGTATAAAAGCAGCCAAACCTTGTGATTTATAGCTTTTAAAGCATAGTAAGAGAACCACACCACACTTCAATGTTAGATACAGAAACCATATAATGGCAGTTGCAACAATTACATCTTACAAGGACACTAAGGATGGACATTGATGAATGGTATAATTACAGCTGCATAAACCATTCCCAAAACCAGCACATACCAATGGAACAACTCAATTGGGTCTCTACAAATTACACATCTTAGCAAATGAGACTTCAATATCATacaccaccatcaccaccataGCAGTTAATCCCAAACCTGAACATAAATGTGTTATTAGGAACAAGACCCAGTTCCTCCAAACAGGTCAATCCGTTGACTTTGCGGAAGACGTGACCAAATGCCTCCATAGGTACCTTCCACTGGCCATGTCCACAAATGTCCAGAACCCAGATTCCATGGCTGAGCAAACCTGCAAAGAGACGCATAAAGATTGAAGCTTTAGCCAAAATGAGACAAACCCAGAACCAAAGACTGAAGCTTTAGCCAAAATACAGGAACCAAGAACCAAAGGTTGAAACTTTAGCCAAAATGAGAGGAGCCCAGAAGAGAAATGGGTTACCTTGGAAAACCGATTGGGGGAGTTTGTGGGGTTTTCAAGGTGGGTGTCATCGTCGGTGGGAGTGGTCAATTGGGGCTGATCGGATTTGAGGTTTCTGAGGAGGAAGAAGCCGGCGAGAGTGGCGGAGAGGAAGACGAGGATGAATCTGAGAGGACACATTTCGGGTTTTCCTCAATCTCTCAGACGGAGACGGACTCAATAGGAGAGAgtctgagagagagaaatgtgtGCAATGGTTTGTGATAGTAATGGAAAGGTAAAAGAGGGGAAAAAGAAGAGGGAGGAGCAGGAAGAGGAAGGGGTGCAGTTGAAGAATGGTCAATTTTGGTTAGGGGGATGAGGTCATTGACCAACCAGAGAAGAAATGAATTGAGAAGTGGGGTGGGTTTGATTTATAATTTTGGAGACATGCGATGGATGCATTCGACCCACCTCATCCACAGATGTCTCAAATAATTCCATGTCATTTTAACTCATCTGAATCTCGATCATTTAATCTTTAAAATTATGTCGCGTCTTTGAGTTTGCGAGTACATTATGATAGTTGAGGTTCTTTGAGTTTACTGAGTACACGAAGATAGTATAGGTTTTGGGACATGATAACATGAGTTGGGATGGCTCAAGTGATCCAAAATTTGATTTGGGGTATAGTTGAGTTTAATTTCAGCTATAGCTATGTCTATTTCGCTTCATTTTTCCCATTTACTACATTTTGGTTCTAAAACTGATGAAAGACAATTTCATTTAGTAGAAACCATGATCCATGGCAGCAATATGAAGTTATGAACATTCTTAAGATTCCAGATCAAGAGAAAAGTGAATGCAACGTGCCAATATCATGAAAAAATTGGGAAGAATATGAACATgcttaaaaattcaaaatcggCTCAACGGATTGGAAAGGAACATGCATGCATAATATAGATGTGTACAAAGTCTATTTCTTCAAACCTAACCGCGTTACCTACCATTGATTCTTAGACTATGTCAGACAAAATTATATGCCAACTGTTGGTTTTTTCTCTGCATTTATCCTAAATGGAGGAAGTAAAGCTATAAAATAAAAGGTCCACCATGTTGCAAATTGGCATTGGATTCCACTATTTCTCACAACCAATGCAAGTTTTCAACCACTCACCAAGAACTAGTCTTTTATAATCCAGAAACCAAGAACTATTCTTCTCTTTGCAATTTTATTTAGTTCAAGGGTTATCATAGACCTCTTTTAAAGTAATTGATGAACCAATAAATTTCCATCAACATGACCACTGAGAATCATGCAAAGCACATATAAGGCTAATTACAGGTCAGTTTCATAACAGATCACTCATCACTGTCAAATGCACAACATGAAATTCGAGTCAGCCATCCTTTTCTTGCCTGCAAGTCGAAAAATGGCATTATAGCACTCTGTTCGCGCAGGCAAGCAATTCTGCGGCATTGTTCCTTTTGACTTCCAAATTTAAGGGTTTCAGCTTACCTGAAAGCACAAGCCAAAACATTTGCATAAGCAGTGTACCCTGTAGTCTGCAAGTTACATAAGTAAAACTTCATCAACTAGTTAAGAAGAAGACCAAAATGTTGGGAAGTTGAAACAGAATACTAATGTCTGCAATTATTCATAATAAAGAGTTTAAGCATACCCTGCAGATTCCAAGATGAGAGCACTATCCTGATTACACATCAGATTTTGGCAACTCGAGCAATTTTTGCCAGCACTGTTCGTAAACTTCGTATACCAGCTCCACTTCTCGAGCTCATCATCAtctgaaataaaaattaaaattcataTCGTTAAGTTATTGGTAAAATacgaatttctgtttttgtttgagaCTATCAGCAGATCAAATAATAGAGGCATACCACAGGTTGGACCACGGACTTGTTTGCCTTGAGGCTCTGCAATATCAatatttgaataaaaaaatgttaGTCTGGTCCTAAGGAAATATCGCTTCAATTTTTATCGAATAGAACCATTTCTTACAAGCATTACTTACCTCTTCAATTTGCATCGCACGGCGTGCTACATCAATTGGGAAAACCGCATCGGACTTTGTTAATAAGATCTGATACTTAGTTTGAGATCTGTTATTCAAGTAATGAAAGTTAGAAAAGTTGACTGCGAGCCATATAATTTCAGTTTATACAGATGAGAATGTATAAACATGTGTTTATTAGTGCGTGCAGACACATGGAGAAAATTGGGGGCTTTGATCATCTTCTACCACTTCCAATAAG encodes:
- the LOC126786804 gene encoding uncharacterized protein LOC126786804, producing the protein MCPLRFILVFLSATLAGFFLLRNLKSDQPQLTTPTDDDTHLENPTNSPNRFSKVCSAMESGFWTFVDMASGRYLWRHLVTSSAKSTD